Within Quercus lobata isolate SW786 chromosome 5, ValleyOak3.0 Primary Assembly, whole genome shotgun sequence, the genomic segment GCTTGTGTCTGTCATTGCTTATAAAGTTTCAAAAGGGTAGAAGTTCTGAGGTAGGATTTAATTGCTTTAAATAATTGGAAGTAATATCTACGATAATCTTAGTGGCCACCCTTTTTAAACAGGATAAGCAATCAATTAGGATTAGAAGCAGCTGTGGAAGCGGCCGCTGAGTTTTTGAACAAAGCTGTGAAGCCTGTGCTTGTGGGTGGCCCCAAGTTAAGGGTAGCGAAGGCACAAAAGGCCTTTGTTGAACTTGCTGATGCCAGTGAATATCCAGTAGCAGTTATGCCCTCAGCAAAGGGACTGGTGCCAGAGCACCATCCTCACTTCATTGGAACGTATTGGGGTGCTATCAGCACCAGCTTCGTTGGGGAGATTGTGGAGTCTGCTGATGCTTATGTCTTTGCTGGCCCCATCTTTAATGATTACAGCTCTGTTGGTTACTCCTTGCTGATCAAGAAGGAGAAAGCAATTATAGTGCAGCCTAATCGCGTGACTATAGCCAATGGTCTATCTTTTGGCTGGGTTTTCATGGCTGATTTCTTGAGTGCATTGGCTAAAAGGCTAAAGAAGAACTGCACAGCTCATGAGAACTACAGCCGGATCTATGTTCCGTCAGGAATCCCTTTAaaatgtgagaaagatgagCCTCTTAGAGTTAATGTTCTCTTCAAACACATTCAGGTAAGACACAAGAAACACTATCTAGAGCCATTCATTTTAGTCTTTAGACTGTTAAGGGTTGTGAAATGAAATCTCATTCAAGATATTATGTTGTAAACTAAGAGTTCTATTCATTGAATTTCTAATATTGTTTGGTAGCATATGCCTGGCATTTTTTcgccattaatttttttccccaattcttGGGATTGTTAGATTGTGTCCTGGTCCTTCAAACTTCTACCTTCTTAtcatttcttctttctctaaaTCATCCCCATAGAGGAAGTGTTTTAAGTCTTTATTATGATATCTTTGGTTTGTAATTAGAAACACAGCACAATTAAATAAATCTTATGTAACACACAATTTCTTATCCTGTGTCTTTGTTCATGGATTTGCCATTTTTGGTTAATTCATCTATTGATTAAACAGGACATGTTAAGTGGAGACAGTGCTGTAATTGCCGAAACTGGGGACTCATGGTTCAACTGTCAGAAGCTCCGCCTCCCTGAGAACTGCGGGTAAGCCAGGGTCTCGATTAAACACTTTACTCCTTGATGATtgaatacaatatttttatcaGCCGGAAGGGTGCCAATGTTTTATATGGATTGCATTTAGGTATGAATTCCAGATGCAGTATGGATCTATTGGCTGGTCAGTAGGTGCCACTCTTGGATATGCACAGGCTGCTAAAGATAAGCGTGTGATTGCTTGCATTGGTGATGGTAGTTTTCAGGTTAgttataattttgatatgaaaTATTATAACAGGAGATAGGGATCAGGGACTTGGACCCTATTCACTGCCCCTGTTCCTGCCAAGCAAATCTTTCACTGTCCTTGCTCCATCCCTGCTTTGGGACTTTGTGGAGATACCTGGCCTCCTCTGTTAACGCATTGCTAAACCTTGCTATGGGATTTCTATGTTTTGGAATATCAAGCATGTGATCAAACAATTTCCACTTTATTTAGGTTACCGCTCAGGACATTTCAACAATGATTCGATGTGGACAAAGGACCATTATATTTCTGATCAATAATGGAGGTTATACAATTGAAGTAGAGATTCATGATGGCCCATACAATGTGATTAAGAACTGGGACTACACTGCCCTTGTTGATGCCATCCACAATGGCGAAGGCAAATGCTGGACTGCCAAGGTTAGTATTCGTGAAATCGAGTTCTAACGACTGTCTGAAAACCATGATCACAtgctttatttgatttttacttttacttttaagCTTCTAGCGATTATAACTGGTTTTGTTCTCATTTGTTTCGTTCTTACCACAAATTTTCTTGTTGAGCGTGCATTTTCAAAAGTATTCCTCCATTCTGCTCTGTCATTCATTCCTGAACTTATTCCAGATAACTTAAGAGTCACATGATTCCCAAATTCAAATCTTCAAGGACCTAAgtagtatatattatttaaatattgaagcTCATGACCAAAACAGATTGACTAATCCTAGAGGACTCAAAACGTCCCAGTCAGAGTCAAAAAGATTGCAGAGCATTTGCTTGTAGTTTCTCTCATTTAGATATTTAAAAGATGCATTCTGGAACTTGAATCTTATAGCAATACATCATTTTGCTCCTGAAGTGTATTGATAGATTCAGTTGATAAAATACAGGTACGTAAAGAGGACGAACTGACAGAAGCGATTGCAACAGCAACAGGCGCACAAAAGGATTCTTTATGTTTCATCGAAGTATTTGTGCACAAGGATGACACCAGCAAAGAGCTGCTGGAATGGGGATCCCGAGTTTCTGCTGCTAATGGCCGTCCTCCAAATCCTCAATAATTTCAGATTGGCCTTACTACGAGTCCTTTTTGCAGAACTGAAATCGGTATTATGAGGCTCTAATCCAGAACTATAAATTAATAAGAGAAGATAGTCTTGCTTGGGTTGCAAGGCATCTATACCAATCCTGTTGCCGCATCCTcctttttgttgtaaaaataaagtttaattgCTGTATGTTAGCATTGGACCTTTAAGAGCTTTTGTAAATGACAGAGTGTAACAATCTTGATGATGAATGTGCATGTATAATATTGATGGTGCATGTTGTGGGAGTAGTTCCTTTTGGTTTCTATTGGTCCGCCCTTGATACGTGGCCCTTGGATTGTGGGTAACTTGGTATTTAGGCTTTTTCGAGGGAGGGTGGTTGAGTCTGTACTCCTGCAGAATGGGCCTAGGCATCCATCTCTGCCACTACCAATCAATCGCCAAACTTGTAACCTCAAAAGCCCATGTCAGCccttttttaaatgaagtgtcaaaatgagcaaaagaaaaGGCAGATTTTTAGTAATTAtcttgcgaaataaaatagcaaggAAACAAAAAGGATtgattcttttttgtgtttaacCTGCTGTGAGCTTGCTTTTCAGCTCTAACAGACTCCGGATTATCGAAAGAAACCCAAGTCTGCTGGGCCTAGGATTGACTTTCGAGTAGCCTTTTGTTAAGCTCTCGTGAAGAGCGAAGCTCCTTCGGGCTGGGTTTGCTCAAAAGAAGATGGGAGGGGTTCGGCTTGGACCCGGTAGGGTGCTGTGCACTGGATCCGGTAAGATTCTGTCATGTGTCTGGAAATTGACATGCAGCAGCATCTCATTGGGCCAGTTTATTGGGCCTAAGCCTCTACCTGGagatagtttatatatatatatatatatatatatatatattaaaaaaactaagttgGGTTCAAGTTCCATGCAATGTAATTCTTGttaagttatacattttttttataccatagATTACTAAGAAATCTAACAGTTAAAGAAATCTATAGTCTGGATGTTCTGCACAATATGTGTGTTcattattagttattttattatacTCGTGTTATAatgtttggaaaattaatttCGGTTATGTATTATATGTCactaaaataatgaagaaaaaaattgcaatacaATATATCCATAAATAATCATAATTAATTAGGTCCTAAATATGCCACTACATGcctgttgaatttttttattatcaagcaTACGTGTATATTTGGTTCCTACATTTGATATATGCGTATATCTAGCTGGGATAGAACCTGAATTGAGACAAGAAAGTACAGCACAAGACACGTCATCACCAATGGAATCCCAAAAGTGTTGATAGAAGATGAAAGGGAATGCCATCTGGACCCTGCGCTTTCAAAGGTGTCATATGTTTTAGAGCCATATCCACCTCTTGCTTCACAAAAGGTTTCACCAAATCCGCATTCATTGAATTTGGTTGAGAAATAGTGACCAACACTTCCTCCAACTGATTCGGATTTGAGGTTGAGAAAAGCTCACTGTAGTAGTCAATAAACAATTGAGCAATTCGGTCATCACCTTCAACCCACTCCCCATTTGGATTTCTTAGGCATTTGATGCAATTTTTCCTACACCTCTGAGAAGCTTTGCCATGAAAGTAACGTGTATTTTGGTCCCCTTTTTTAAGCCAATGCAGCTTTGAGCGTTGCTGCCAAAGCTTCTCTTCCTTGGTAAGGAGTTCTCTCAATTCTACCTTCAAAACATGCAACTGGTCACTAATTCCACTTCTTACCGCTTCCCCTTCCGCCACTTtgatcttctttttcttttcaactagAGCCCGAGAGATATTACCAAAAGAAACCCTACTCCAATCTTTCAATTTCCTCTGATAGTTGTTCACATTAGCCTCAATCACTGACATCggattagaagaaaaaaaaaagggctctCCTAAGTTGCTTCCACTGTAGTACGACAAGACTCATCATTCAACCATACTTGTTCAAACCTTCAAGGTCTTTGATTTCGGATTGGCAGCCCCTCCATATGAATACTTAAAGGGTTATGATCCGAGAAAACCGTATCAAGATGAGTTACTAAATAACCCAGAAACAGAGAAATCCATTCATGATTAGCTACAGCTCTGTCAAGGCGCTCCCATACCGTAACACCACCTGTCAATCTTTTACACCAAGTGAATTTTTGTCCAATAAACCCCAAGTCGGCAAAACCACATTCATCTAATGTTTCATGGAAATCCCTCATCTGAATCTCTGATCTTGCTTTACCACCTTTCTTTTCATGAGACCTTAAAATCTCGTTAAAATCACCCGCACATAACCATGGCAAAGAAAATCTTCGGTTAGGATTTTTTAGAATAGCCCTAGATTCGTGGTGCTTATGAGTCTCGAGGTTGCCCTAGAAACCCATAAATCTCCAAGAGTTTTCCTTACCCGAATTAATCACTGCATTAATATGGTTGAGTGAAGAAGAGACCACCTTAACATCAAAATCAGACCTCCACAGAAGAGCTAGTCTACCTCCCTGGTTTATTTTTGAAACAACAAACTTCTGGTCACAAACAAAATTCTGCAAAAGAGACTTTAGCCTAGCTTCATCCAGCCATGTCTCAGCCAAGAACACAACTACAGGATCTTGTGCCCGGACAAAATTCCCGAGCTCTCGAATTGTCtatgggttcccaagcccatgACAATTCCAAACTAGGACACTTATGGCTCCTGGTAGGACTGGATATCAGTCTTTGCCAATAGAATAGTACTTCCTGACTCCACCTGAGAAATCAAACGTCTTTTACAAGGTAACTCATTCGAATCATGAAGTAGAGAAAAAGGCCGTTTTGAGGAAGAGTGTGTAGCTTGAGAGAAAGCAGCCTCATGACTAGGGCGAGGAATTCTTTTCCAGGTACTCGGGTGGGGCACAAAGATATCAATCAAGATTGGAACATCAGTCAACGTAGAATTCTGGAACTGGATGGAAACAAGATGCTTAAGTGAATCATGTGCTTGGGGGGTGAGGGATGGAGCACCACGGACTGTATGACTACATTGAGAAGCCCCCATCACACTGATGTGACCAGGAGAATCGAATTTAAAAATCTCCGTATCAATCTCCTTTAATGTGTCCAAATATACATCCCTGACATTACTAGGATTCTGATCCGTTGGGATTACCAAATCTAACTGGGATATTGCCTCTGAAATACTAGGAATAGATTTTTGTGGTTCATCATGCATAACTCCCTCCATGCCAGCTGGggaatttgaaattgaaacagACACTGCATTAATGATCCTCTCCTGTTGCGCCTTTTCCTTATCAGGTTGCTCCATTGGCGCCTCTGAGTTAACACCCTCCTCCACCACTGATTCAACCACCAGGGCTTGTGAAAGTTTATTCTGCCTCGAGTACCGATCCTCACAGTACCCCGGAACATAGATGACATCTTTACTGGCAGAGGTGTATGGTGCGGCTCTTAAGCATGACCCAAATTGTTGATTTTCAGCCTTAAGAGTACCCTTACTGTTAATCCATAAATCACAGTTTTTGTCGTCGTGGCTTAAACGACCACACCAGTAACACAAATTCGGAAGGCGCTTATACTTGAAAGAGACCCAAGACTTACCCCCTCCTTCAAGAGTAATAACACGACCTCGACACAACGGCAAGTTTAAGTAGAGAGTTACTCGAACCCTCAAGAACTGACCCCCATCATCATCAACAGCCCCAGAGGATTTTTTCACTTCACCAATAATATCACATAAAATTCGGCCATATGCTTCGTCATGTACTTGTAAGGTATGTCGTGAACCTGCACCCAAAACGTAGCCTTATTAAAGATTAATTCATGAGCAAGGGATTCACCATCATACCTTTGAATAACGACTAAGTATTTTTCAAAACTCCAGGGCTAATTTTTGATAATATGTTCCACATCAGGAAGATTATTGAAGACAAATAGGCATTTGTGGTCTCCAATACACCTAATCTTGAAGCCGTTTGTTGACCTCCACAATTGCTTGAACGTTCTAGCCATCACCTCCATTAGCAAGAAATGTGGAGTTAGAAAT encodes:
- the LOC115991799 gene encoding pyruvate decarboxylase 1 → MDTANNVGSVATPAPVHPACSIGTLGRHLARRLVEIGVRDVFSVPGDFNLTLLDHLIAEPNLNLVGCCNELNAGYAADGYARAKGVGACVVTFTVGGLSVLNAIAGAYSENLPVICIVGGPNSNDYGTNRILHHTIGLPDFSQELRCFQTVTCNQAVVNNLDDAHELIDTAISTALKESKPVYISIGCNLPGIPHPTFGRDPVPFFLAPKISNQLGLEAAVEAAAEFLNKAVKPVLVGGPKLRVAKAQKAFVELADASEYPVAVMPSAKGLVPEHHPHFIGTYWGAISTSFVGEIVESADAYVFAGPIFNDYSSVGYSLLIKKEKAIIVQPNRVTIANGLSFGWVFMADFLSALAKRLKKNCTAHENYSRIYVPSGIPLKCEKDEPLRVNVLFKHIQDMLSGDSAVIAETGDSWFNCQKLRLPENCGYEFQMQYGSIGWSVGATLGYAQAAKDKRVIACIGDGSFQVTAQDISTMIRCGQRTIIFLINNGGYTIEVEIHDGPYNVIKNWDYTALVDAIHNGEGKCWTAKVRKEDELTEAIATATGAQKDSLCFIEVFVHKDDTSKELLEWGSRVSAANGRPPNPQ
- the LOC115990543 gene encoding uncharacterized protein LOC115990543; amino-acid sequence: MSVIEANVNNYQRKLKDWSRVSFGNISRALVEKKKKIKVAEGEAVRSGISDQLHVLKVELRELLTKEEKLWQQRSKLHWLKKGDQNTRYFHGKASQRCRKNCIKCLRNPNGEWVEGDDRIAQLFIDYYSELFSTSNPNQLEEVLVTISQPNSMNADLVKPFVKQEVDMALKHMTPLKAQGPDGIPFHLLSTLLGFHW